Sequence from the Megalops cyprinoides isolate fMegCyp1 chromosome 4, fMegCyp1.pri, whole genome shotgun sequence genome:
AGCCACAGATTTAACTTGAACTGTCAAAGCAGCCACTCCAACCATGAGGCCAATTAGTCAACCAgtgatacactcacactcaaccATTTGAacaataatgtgaaataaaaatatggaaaatcaCTTACCGACTCGCGGATAACATGTGTTATGGATTCCTTGGAGGCTTCTGCAGTCTTCTTTTAAACAGGTCCTTTTGTGTCCACCCTCATCTACCTTTGTTCTGCTCCCACATGTTGGGCAAAAGCTATACCGGTTGTGCCAGGTCAAGACTGCTCTGGCTTGGGCAACAACCCCTgagaagcaaagaaaacaaaaagcaaatggcATACAACTgcaaaatgtgttaaatataatttatgagGAGTATTCTACTTCCCTGAATCTATACTCACCAGCCTCATCTGCCCCTAACTTTAACAGTCCTGGCATGGGCGGTTTGAGAAAGAAGCTGTTTGGATTTGGGAGTTTAAGATGTTCCATGGGGttgttgtctgtgttcaggGCGAACCAAACTATAAGTCCATCCTCATCTTTTGGTGGCGATGGAGGAGTACATTTCACCGTCTTCTCAACCCCCAGGAATACTGAAGTCGTTCCCGGGCTCCCCAGCAATTCTTTGATACATCCGTGACTGAGTCGACACAGTTTAATATCTGGTTTGCTATCACTTGTTTCGTCTGGGCCCAACGTGACAAGCGGGTTAAGGTTGAAGAAGAGAATGTAGACAGTGTCTGGAGAGGACTGTTTCGCCTCCAGCCACACACTGTCAGTCCTCTTCTCACTCATTCTGTTCAAAAATTCCCTACTGAAGTAGTTTTCATGTCCTGCTAAGCCACTGCTGGGCAACAACCAATGACTGTTACCATCTTTGCTGTTGGCCAGCAAACTGGCAATGTGTTTATGCCCCCAGAATTTGGCAATATCATAGGCTGTTTGACCGGATTTGTTTACTAAAGATTTATCACAGCTtttggagagagggaaacagagaaaaacagagtaTGCTcattataatgtaatacaaatgtTCTCTGATTTAATTCTGGAATTTATGGGTTTTGACAATGATGAATATATACTCATGTAGAAATTAATCAATGTTATCCAGCTATGACTGGTTTATCACAGAAAATCAATCTTCACTACCGCACTgtacaaatacagtatgtgctatATGCCTGtgctatttatttttgataGTTTATTTAATCCCATATTCTCATACTATCCTAAGGTTCAAACACTGGCAAATGTTTaacaatgttaatgttaattgtttatacatattaatattaatttgcatCAAACAAAAGGATAGACTGAAAGCAGTACTGAGAGGTTTTTAGCATATTTACCCTTTGGAGAGCAGAGTGTTCACCACCTCAAAGTGGCCATTTCTAGCACCCAGCATCAGTGCTGTCCAACCATTCTGCCCACTTTCATCGACCAAGGAGCTAGACTGAGAAATCATCGCAGACAGCTTCGCCACGTCTCCCCTGGCAGCCGCATCGAGGAACCGCGCCACCATCTCGTCTCTCGGACTCATCTGAAGGTTTGCCATTGCTCAGACTGTGAGCATGCTCCTCTGCATAATTCAAGCAAATAAAGGGTCACTGTTACGAGGATGGTTACAATGTACAACACGGATTCAGTTAAATTCCACAGATTCAGTGTGAAGTCTCACTGAAAATAAGTTCTTTCTTCCAATCCAAGctaattgctttttttattgGTACAATGACAGAAGTTAATCAGCTCTTTTCAGTACACTCACCACTGATAAAGAATGTGTGTCGTTTAGTTTAGTAATTGTGATATGTTAGTACGtataacactgtaacactgtataCATCGTGCTACATGTATTCTGCACTTTGAACTATAATCTACTCTTGTACTCACTAATGCTCTGTAATCGCACTGGATAAGGTCATGTGTAGTATAAATACATAGTGTCACTCCATCCTACATCACTCACTTTCAACAACCTACAAACTAACATTTAAGTGCATACTGTGGCAAATGAGAAAATCCAGGAGAGGGGACAAGCTTGAAGATGGGAACTGAACCCTGGTCTCCAAATccacaacacagcaacactATCATGTTGCTAGATGGGCAGGCCTCATAGGAAGGTGGAAATGCCCTTCTATAAACTCTCTGATACAGTCACTCtgtccagcagcagtgctcaCTACACTGCTCTCCCCTTTAACTGAGCACATCCCCTGCACCTGATGCATGTGGACCCATCCCACCTTTTACACCAGTGGAGCAAATGGTGGGTTTGCCTCAGGATGGAGGCAACAAGCCTACTGGGAACAAAAACCTGGTCtccctctccacagcacagcaataTTACCACAATTCTAAAAGGCAATGCCTCATTACAAAGTGGGAATGCCCTGCTACATGCTCTCCCTAGTGATGTCACACTGTCCGGCAAGTGTGATCGTTCTTaacattttctctgttcttgCTTTCAAGGTGTGCTAAATTTTCCccacaaacaaaataacaaaaagaccCACATACTGTTTTCCAATTGTTGATGGATATGAAATTATCCTTTTAGTATGAAACACCTAATTATCCCTCTTATCTTCAGTTGATTACCTGGCCCTACACACTGGCCACACCACTGTGCTCAGATCATTCAGGATGCAGATTCGGATCAGGATTCAGATACAGTCATGAGGTTGTAAatattgctttgcacttacatgtcaGCCTAGGCACATTTGCGATCTCAGCACTACTAATGCTTGTTGCGTGGTTATTGGTGTCCTGCTTCTGCAACGTTTCATACTTTGTTAGGTGCattgtgtaagtcgctctggataagggcgtccGCCAAATGACGATGATGTAATGAAACACTAAATGTACGTGGTTTTGAGATAACAATGCTGAATATTCCCTATTAAGTGCTCTGAGGCTCTGCACTAAACTTCAATTACAAGTGAGTGCTTTTCTAAAGGAAGGTATAGTGTTTGAGCCATGTGATCGTAGTTACAGTGGTACATCGATCATCTGGACCGCAGTTTAATTCGTACCGTGCCTGGATTTAAAAACCTTAGAAAACGTTGCTATCAGTGCCAATGGGATTGCTTCAGCATTTTACCTCACAGCTGCTTAAAACTCCATTCAAGTACGTAACACGGATGCGTATCAAAGGTGCTGCCAGCTCATCCAAGATGCATTACGTTCGTCCTTACAATGACAGAGGATCTACGCTGCGCCTGCTCACCTGCTGAACCTCCTTGGTTTGCCTGAGGCTATGTGGGTCCTCGGTATGAGAGCTCGCTCACTAAGTGTGCGCTCGAGTTGCACATTACACTGCTAGTAGGTACACAGAAGACCGGTAACTTGCCATCCCCTTTGTGGCAGTATTCCCCACAATGAAACGACATTCCAAGAATGGGAATAATGATTCTACGTGCCAAACCCTatttgaatgcacttttgtaggttgctctgggtaaaagcgactgctaaatgaatatcTGTAAATGTAACCAGCTAATTTAGCTACATGTAGCCGGATCTGCAATGGTGAAACACTAAACCGATAATCTTAAGTACATAAATGTCATACAATCAGGCTTAAAAACATTGGTATGAAAGAAGTTTGCAGCTGGCCGAAGATAGCGACATAAATATGTCGAAATTAACCAAGCTTGGTGACTAACCTTACTTCCAAAGCCGAAAGAACGCACCTCTATGTATCTGACTTGCGTAATTGCCAAAAACTAAAAGTGGATGATGGGATTTGTAGTCCCGGTGGAGGTCGTGTTCGTCGCTTTTTCTTCCGTAATTC
This genomic interval carries:
- the nudt12 gene encoding peroxisomal NADH pyrophosphatase NUDT12, whose product is MANLQMSPRDEMVARFLDAAARGDVAKLSAMISQSSSLVDESGQNGWTALMLGARNGHFEVVNTLLSKGCDKSLVNKSGQTAYDIAKFWGHKHIASLLANSKDGNSHWLLPSSGLAGHENYFSREFLNRMSEKRTDSVWLEAKQSSPDTVYILFFNLNPLVTLGPDETSDSKPDIKLCRLSHGCIKELLGSPGTTSVFLGVEKTVKCTPPSPPKDEDGLIVWFALNTDNNPMEHLKLPNPNSFFLKPPMPGLLKLGADEAGVVAQARAVLTWHNRYSFCPTCGSRTKVDEGGHKRTCLKEDCRSLQGIHNTCYPRVDPVVIMLVIHPDGNQCLLGRKKTFPAGMFSCLAGFIEPGEVIEDAVRREVEEESGVKVGPVQYVSSQPWPMPSSLMIGCLAVAVSTDIKVDGNEIEEARWFTRQQVIDVLMKSGQPAFSMPPRQAIAHQLIKHWVGMSANL